In the genome of Chelmon rostratus isolate fCheRos1 chromosome 12, fCheRos1.pri, whole genome shotgun sequence, the window TCGTAAAGACACATAATTACAAGGAGCAATAAAGTAAAATGATAAAGTGAAGtaaggagcagcagctgtcgttgtgctgctgcaggacagatTCCAGGAGACGAGCCTTAAATAACGAGTCCTTTAACGAAGTGACGTCGATCACTTCAATCTGTCAGATTCTGttaaacaacaaagaaatcttcTGGACTCTAGTTTTAATCGTCAGCGGCTTCATGTTTGTTCCAGATTTGTTCTCTGTGATCAACATGAATCTGATATGATATTGTATGTATGATGACATCTGTGCTCCTCATCTGAACATTAACATCTGGATGTTTGTAGTCACAGGGGTTCTGTCCCTGTAGTTTAACATTATggacaaataaagaaaatgtctgtATGGAAACATCAGCTGTTGAGGTTTGGATGGTGCCTGAATGCAACATTAATGTCCTCTGCCAGTCTCATGCCTGCTGGGGGGCGATGACTCGGTCTACTCGTGCTTGttttcagacacacattttaaacTCGGGTACAGTTTTGTGGTCTGTGCTGTAAAACGTTCAACCTCTGTAGCAGAAGTGCAAAAGAACGAATGAGAATGTTGTTAAATAGCTGATGGATTGTTAGAAAATTTCTATTGGCCAAAAACCTCTCCACATCTCCACAGACTCCACCCACAAATCCTGAGAGGTAGAACGGTGAACCCTCAGAGGGAGAGCCTCGTTATCTTTGTGAACTTCTGTGTTCTGTGGTCTTTAAATTTGATCGGATTAGTCTGTCTTGTATGTTTTGTAAAATCTGTAAGACAGATTTTTTACAGTGAGGTTGTTGATGGTTTAATAAAGTTAGATGATCGATTTACCAGTGTTCACACTGTTCACCTGACACAGGTAGATAATCCACATGCCTGAGCCCTCACCTTGTTCTTCCCTGGGACCACCTTGGCGATACGGTCCCAGCGTTCTGCGGTTCCTCTGGGGAACTGTTGCAGAGCGAgttccagcagcttctgttgGTTCTGAGTCCAGACAGTGGGATCGGCCTTCTCCCTACTCTCCTGAGgttctgcctcctcttcctccaccgcGGACGGGTCAAAATCTTTCTGCCGACGACCTCTGACTTTCACCTCCCCCCCTTCTGGGGCTCCTGACTTCCTGGTTCTCCTCCTGACTGCTGCAAttgcttcttcctcctcctcctcttcacatgccccacccgctctctgagACATTACACTGTCTCCAGCAGGTAGTGACCTCACAGGAAGAAGAGGTCCCTTCAGCTCTGACAGTTTCACCAGACCTGAAATACAGCCAAGGTTCACTAGAGCTGACAGATGAGCAGAACCAGAGAGGGACAGCAGAACCTCATAGTGATAGTAGAACCAGAGAGtggcagcagaaccagagagtGGCAGCAGAACATCATAGTGACAGTAGAACCAGAGAGTGGCAGCAGAACATCATAGTGATAGTAGAACCAGAGAGTGGCAGCAGAACCTCATAGtgacagcagaaccagagagtGGCAGCAGAACATGAAAGGGGCAGCAgaacctcagagtgacagcagaaccagagagtGATAGTAGAACCAGAGAGTGGCAGCAGAACCTCATAGTGACAGTAGAACCAGAGAGTGGCAGCAGAACATGAAAGGGGCAGCAgaacctcagagtgacagcagaaccagagagtGACAGCAGAACCTCATAGtgacagcagaaccagagagtGACAGCAGAACCTCATAGTGATAGTATAACCAGAGAGtgacagcagaaccagagagtGACAGCAGAACATGAAAGGGACAACAGAACCTCATAGtgacagcagaaccagagaggGACAGCAGAACCTCAGTGATAGTATAACCAGAGAGtgacagcagaaccagagagtGACAGCAGAACATGAAAGGGACAGCAGAACCTCATAGTGACAGCTGAACCAGAGAGGGACAGCAGAACCTCATAGtgacagcagaaccagagaggGACAGCAGAACCTCATAGTGATAGCAGAACCAGAGAGGGACAGCAGAACATCATAGTGATAGAAGAACCAGAGAGGGACAGCAGAACATCAGTCGGGTTTACCTGAGGTGTGGCTCACATTGTCTTTCATCTGTTTGACTTTAGTTGTCACCTGTTGTagaaaacagcttcagtcaGTTTGTGATGTTTAAAGGAACCgtataatatgtaatatttgtTCACTGTcagttgccccccccccccccccccccacacacacacacacacacacactttcctaaACTCCAAGTCTGCCTCACTACAACATTGCATCTTGTTCATTGACCCCTTCAAGGTCTGCTACCTTATCATGGTGGGGGGGTTTGTGTACCCCCATGATCCGAACAAAGGAAACTGATCCCAAGTGAGGGGTTTAACCAAGAGTGAGCCTTATAATCCTTAAAGCTGTCTCACCTGAATGAGAACGCTCGCCACCTGAGATGCTGAACACTCTGGACATTGTTGGGCTGTCTTAGTCTTCAGTATCTCTTGGACACGGGGGTCAGTACCTCTGGACTGACAGGCCAGGGTGTTGGTTCAACTCTGTAAGGGTATCACACTGCTCGGCCCTCCTGGGGCGACTATTTACTCTTGCAGGGTTCCTAGAGGGATCATGGGAGTTTGTCTGCCCCACTCCTGGTATCTTGTGACCACAATCAAATGTCACCTCACTGCTCCAGAATACACATGCATCCCAAACAGGGTGACTGCACTCTGCCTGACTCTGGGCCTCTGAACTGGACACTAAGAACCTGATATCCATCTTCTCCTTTGTCTCAAACAAGACGCTAACCCTGGTATTACTCAAACTAAGCTgtttttaaaccagtttaaacAGGCTTACATCTGCCACTGATCGGCCCAGCTCTTGAGCAATCTTCTCCCAGCGACCTGGAGATCCTCCGGGGAATTTAACCATCAACCTGCTGAGGAGGCTGAGCTCGTCCTCCGTCCAGTCTGCAGTCTGAGAACAAGGAGAAAGGGACATCGTTCAGGTGTCTGTCATACCTGTAGTTCACTTCAGTCCAGTCTGCAGCCTGGGAACATTCAGATGTATGAAGAACAGGGATTCAAAGGTTTTGTTCTCCATCACATGTTAATGAATCTTACTCTAAAACAAACTGGACAGAATAATCAGTGATCAGTAGCATCAGACCTTCTTCTTTGCAGGCCTGCGATCCTGCAACCAGTCGTCCATCTGGTCTTCGATCTCCTCAATGGAAGTCATTTGGTCATAACTCTGGTAGTTCAGGTTCTCTGATGATGGTTCGTAAACAGGAAACTCTACCTTTGGCTTTTTGACCTTTGGCCTCTTCTCTCCTgaacagacagaggacaggagcTTAAACTAAACATCTGCAGGTGACAGGGCTCAGACTGGAACTGGTCTGTGGAGATCAGCACCAGATGTGTTCAAGTGCTTCTATGAAAGTCCAACCTTTGACAGTCAGCTGCTGGTTAGTGTTAAAGTGATGATGTGAAGTTTTGCTTAGAGTCTAAAATCTCAGGCTGTCCCTGAACATACACACTATAAACACTGACTGATTATTTATCTGTAAgtttacagtctgtgtgttattttatagGAATAATAAACCGAAAATCCAGCTGCCAATGACGCAAGTGATGTAAAAAGCATTTACTGGGGGCAACTTCCTGTTCAGCTTtagcttcctctctctgctgctgcttcatctgTTGGTAGTCCTCATAGTACTGCTTCacctcctgaaacacacagagaccagGACTAAGACTAGGACCAATACCAGAAACCAGGACTGAACCAAGGGTTCCCATACATTCTCACTTTTCCATAATGTATCATCCATTTCCATTAATTTATTTAAGTAGTTAAAATCGGTAGGCCTGCACAGTGACCCCAGGCTCCAGGGTGTTATGCTCTCAGGTAGACATTGTGGGAAAGATGAAATGAATGCCTTTGTGtctgcacatgcatacataaatAATGTGCAGCATTTATGCTACACCACCAATTCTAGGGCACAGCGTTCTGGCATAAGAGCCTCATTATGGCAACCATATTCTTTAATTCTCACTGGCTATCAGCCTTTGTTGTATTCatcaattaataaaatgaatgttacACAGAAGGTTTAAGTTAGAAAAGCTTTTGGTTTGCCAATCTAAATGTTAATTTCAACAAGAGGATAATCTGAAACACGAGCACAGAAGAGCACATGAAGAACAAAGGACACATGGAAGGGTTGATTGAAGTATGTCCAGTCCTTTGGGGGCGGACAGTTATGGGACTTTTTTCTTCTGCGAGTACAGGCTAGTATTTTCAATATGTTCCAAATTCCCACTGCTCCTCTCCCCAAGGAGAAACAGATAATTCAAACAAATAGTCTACAATATGTGAATGCTCCAGAAAGTACTGTGACAAAATGTGATAGCTCAAGTGATCTTTCAATGTGACTGCTCCTGAATGGTGGAGCAAGACTCAATATTATTGCAAAAAACATCTCTCTTGGTGGGACTCTTAAGGCCAGCAGTAATAATGTGAATGCATCGTCCTCAATGCTCGCATCACTTCAGCACACGGATGATCATTGCAGCGATTGATTGACGGTCAAGTTGTCAGCACAGCACTAGATTTTAAATTAATATGGGGagtgtattttgtatgttttggaATTCATATGACCACATTTTAAACAACTACAACTAAACTATGTATATTGAAAACTTTTCctattttttctgttaattcCAAATCATTTCCAGGCCTGGGGAATAATTTTTCCATGAATTTCAGGTTCCTGGAAACCCTATGAACTGCTTCACCTACTACCCGGACAGTCTGGGGCAGGTTTTTGATGGACAGGTAAACAGACGGACAGGTAGTGTACCTGGATGGTCTGGGGCAGGTTTTTGATGGACAGGTAAAGCCAGATGGTCAACTTCAAAGGGAGGATGTCCTGCCAATGAGGTCTGTCCTGAACTCTGAAACgacaaacaaagaacaaacacaaacgtgGAGGAGTGCCAACTCGTCACAGCAGCTGCGAtcgtttttctttgttttagtgtgttttgtTTCGTGTGGATGTACAACTGGAGATGTGAGAACCCTCCCTAATAGGATGGaagagctaatggcgctaaccAGACAGAGGGAGCACTGTGAGCGTAGCTTCATGTGCTTCACATACAGGTGGCTGAATGAACTCACGCCAGACATGCATGTCGCTTTGGATGGATTTCACCTTCTGAGAGCGGACAGGCTAGCGATAGAGAGCGGTAATAGGAAGGGTGGAGGCACtgcgatgtttgtgaacaacacatggtgtaacccaggacaCGTGTGTTAAGGAGCAGCACTGCACGAGAGGCATAAagcagctagctgttagcatttggTCATATTGCCTCCTGAGGAGGTTCTCGCACGTCATCGCGATAACTGTGGAGAGGCCTGAAAACGACCTCTGGCCACACCAGACAGTGGGAGGGGGCAATATTCTGGAGACCAGGAATGGAAAAATGaactgaacctgttttttaacagatttGATTCTACCCCCATTCCCTCCCCCACCCATCAGAGCCCAGACCACCAcactctctccttttctctttacCCTGCAAACATCAGACTTCAGGCCGACACTGACAGCTGCtacctccagaagttctccagAGAGATGGTGAGACTGCTGCAGGAAGGGGCCACAGACcacaccagtgaacatccagggtttggTCATTGAGATCATGGGGGAGTACAAAAACCTGGATGTTGACCTCAACAgcaaactggactggtccactacAGGATGTAaaggaagggccaaagttgtctccatttgctgagaagactgaggtctttggagtatgtaggacattactgaggactttctatgactctgtggttacatctgcagtcttttggtctgctggggctgtggaagctctgagagggacagaaagagactgaacagactggtcaggagagctggttctgtcctggactgtcctctggacaccactgaggatgtaggtgagaggaggatgttagccaagctgacatccatcatggacaacccctcccaccccctgcatgacacagtgggggccctcagcagctccttcagtaacagactgccgcgtccaccctgtaagaaggaacgctaccacaggtccttcataccatcagctgtcagagttcaactcCAGCTTCGGTTAATGTAttactgtgttcatgttgtttcacatcacaaacctGCTGAATATTCTGTTAGCATCTGCTTATTTGCATTATATGTATACAAACatcattaaatatttttcaatgtgttatatattttattactaGTATTGCATAATAATACAAACATATCTGACTGATGTGCAATTCAATGAGGGCATTAGTATTCTTATGGCAATAATATTCTTATAGTCCTGTAtataatgtgtgtatatatatttatatatagagagagttgatttttattctgtatccatttttattgtctttttgatctttctATGTCTCTCTTGTATTTTTTGCTGTCTGTAAAAATTGGATTTCTCCGGCGTGGGATTAATTAacttttatcttatcttatcttatctcacagacaaaccatgaaaacaggaagtccaGAGATTATGTCACAGCTGTACCTGTCACTCCGGTCCTGCCCGATGCACCTGAGGTCCTCTGCAGGTCTGGAgctcagcttcttctttttctctttcttcttcttactCAGCAGCTCATCCTGGAAACATGGAGGACTGATGATCAGATCACACGATTGTTTGTCTGAGTACCTGCCGTGTTGTGATTAGCTGTCTATTTGCTGTGCTCCGATTGGCTGCCTCACCAGCTGCTTCTCTAAGTATATGGACCAGATAACAGCGTAGTGTCCcacagtgaggatgaggaagaggaggaaggccAGCTCAGCATTACTCATCTTCCTCACTCGTCTGTAGTAGAAGACTGGCTGCCTCCAATCAGGAAGCCCGTTCACCAGGATGTCATCATACCTGCAGACAAATACAAATTGTTTTTGATGTATATACATTACTAATTACAGAGTACTCAGTCTAACAGGAGATCTGGGGAGAGGTTCACAGGTTTAGGAACTGGATGCAGAGGTACAGGGACTGGATGCAGAGTTACAGGGACTGGATGCAGAGGTACAGGGACTGGATGCAGAGGTACAGGAACTGGATGCAGAGGTACAGGAACTGGATGCAGAGTTACAGGGACTGATTGCAGAGGTACAGGGACTGAATGCAGAGGTACAGGGACTGAATGCAGAGGTACAGGGACTGAATGCAGAGGTACAGGGACTGATTGCAGAGGTACAGGGACTGGATGCAGAGGTACAGGGACTGGATGCAGAGGTACAGGGACTAATTGCAGAGGTACAGGGACTGGTTGCAGAGGTGTTGCTCTGTCCTCTGATGTCCTCTGATGTCCTCTGAGCTGTGTATATGTGTACTCACTTGCGTCGTCTCTCCTCATCCTTCAGGACTTCATAAATGGCCAcgagctgaaaaacaacaaactctgAAAGTGAATCACCAGAACAttaaatttgatatttttaatttgagtTTACAATTATTACGGGAAAACATCATTCTCGCAGTTAAATGTTAGTTTGTTTCGGTGAGATGTGATTGGCTGGTGCTCTCTTGATGAactcattattgattaatcaaaatCTTACCAGTGGCTGATAATGAACTAGTCtgactgattttcttttcacatcACCACGAATCACCTTCATCACCCCCCCCATCACCACATATCTTCCCCATTACTCCCACCACCACATCATTCACATTACCCATTACCACCCCCCCATCAACACATGACTCCCATCACGTCACACCATCAtgtcgtgtgtgtttgtgtggtgacTTTCTCACTTGTCTGAACTGAGTTTCAGCGTTTTCATCTTTGTTCTTGTCAggatgcagagaaagagacaggcgTCGATACGCCTTCTttatctctgctgctgatgcatcctgagacagagagacagacagagagacagacagtgactTAGTGAGGTCAGGagacaggtagacaggcaggtaaacaaacagagagtcagtgagacAGTTGGACTATGagccagtgagacagacagacacgtgTCTACATCAGGACACGATCTCCAGTCTGCTGGTTCTGAGCCACCACCATCTACTGGACGGCCTCGCTCCTTAAAACCCGCCAACTGACCAacgagccaatcacagcagagggGTCTAAGCGGAGCGGTCAGTGCTAGCATCCAGCTAGCAACTGCTGTGTGGTTACCATGGAGACATAAGCAATGAGCACGGACCTGATCCAGGGACAGGAACTGATAGAAGGACTGCGGGATCTCCTCCACCaggtccagcagctccagatCTGCGTCCCAGGCGCTCAGAGGGGGGGGCGAAGAGACCAGCAGGGTCAGGAAGACTAGCAAGGAGCTGCACGGACCCGCACAGACCCCCATCACCAGGAAACCGTTCGAGTAAATCACAGAAAACGGGCTACAGACACGGGTTTGCTTCTGTCTTCCAGCCAGCTCAGCGACAACTGACCCGGAAAACACTGCCAGTCGCTTCCGGGttaaactgtcaaaataaaagtcctctGTGACTATTCCAGCGGTGATCGCAGCGACACCTGGAGGAGGATCATGAAGGATCCTCGAGAGCCTGACTCTTGCTGGTTGGACATCGTCTTGCTGAAATACGCGAGTCCGTCCGCTGTGCTGCTAAATGttttcctctcactgtctccatCTTTTGAGGACTGTTTGTGAATAAAGACCGAAGAAGAGCGACAATCATTTTAGTTTAAAGTTGCTGTAACTCTACATCTGATAATACTTGAAATAAGAGCATTTATGTAATGATGCATATGtcgcagggtgtgtgtgtgactgagcctttatttatttatttttttcttcacaagtctatcctcttcctccttcctctgggGCCGTGCTTAATTCCTGATTTGGGACACCTGTCAGTACTGCATATAGGCATAATGCACTATATAATATGAAGTGAATTAGTTCAAGTCAAGCTTGAAAATCCAAATCAAGTAGCTGGCAGTTTGCCCAGGtggtatttttttattcacagtttTAAGGGATTTACTGTCCATCAacacttagcttagcattagccTCAATGATTGTATTCAGCTCTTCGAAAGTCCCACACACATCTGTTCACAGCCTGTGACTCTGGACAAAACCAGGTTACTTCTGAGTGTAGCCTATTTGTGGTTAATGTTAGCAAATAAGATGCACCATGTGACAACGTTGGACTTACTTAGAGTCTCAATTCTCCCCTTATGGAAAGGCTCACTCCATTTACTGAGCAGTAGCCCATGGATGTGCTTCATTTGCATCTGCTGACATGCCATTTCAATTAGGAGAAACAAGTAAATGAAgttgatgtttatcagccaggtcctgctgagcagtggtgtgatgatgatatAGAGAGGACTGAGTTAaagaaaactttattaacaagcagcatcagatcagagcttcagggtcagatcagacGACTCTTCCCTTAACATACTTCACCCATCTCTTTCTTATCTTCAAAGACAAGATCATTCTCTGGGCATCAAACATTACCACCACCTAGGCAGAGAGAAAATCATATTTAAGAAGACAGCAGCGAGATGATTGGCTAATAGTGAAGGCGTGTCATTATGTAATCTCAACTGATTTATGAGTGAGAGAGGAGTGAACTGAGAAATAAGCTACAGGCCTGACTGAACGTTTGCTAGATCTTCATTTGTAAAACCTGGTTAAACAAAGTTCAGGTATGTCATGATGTGTCAGGTGTGATGTTGAACCTCCATCAGCTGGTAATCAAACAGATTATATTAGAAACTTTAATATAATTTCTTTTACACCTTAttcactgacagaaacacaacctAACAATGAAACGTTTGGATTCAGACACATCAAGTATCCATCAGTCTGTTTCTGATGTTGTTGCTATCAGTGGTGGTTTCTTTACTTCACAGAGTCTTAGTTTAGGTCAGTACAAAGGTGGCGACCTGCATCAGGATTGTGTCTCTGATGATGAATTTGATGTGTGAACTCAGCTCCAGTTCCCTGCGTAGGCGGTCCAGTCCTCTGCACCTCCATCCAGGGTCTCACCAACAGCTGAACATCTGTCGGTGGAAACAAACTTCATGTTGTTTGTCTTCAGCTCTGGCCCAAGATTTAGCAGCATGGGGGGATTCGTGTTGAATTGAACAAACCTGCAGTGTGCCAGTCTGGGTTTAGAGATCACCTAAATATCTCTCCAGACACATGTAGGTGACATCACAGACCATGTGACATCATCTGTCAGATAACAGCTCTGCTCGAGGAGTTTGAGGAGATTCAAGACCAGAAACTTGTGGGCCAGTATTTGaaatttaaaattgttttaaacattttgtgtttgtgacattGAAGATCATAAGATGCTTATTGACACACCTGGATCAACGATCAATACTCAATATTAAAGAGTAGAAACAGTAGAGTTTTCTGATTTCACCGACCTCTAAGGTGCAcaggaaagacaaaaaccaggaaCAGAGACCATATTTCTCTCATATTAGCA includes:
- the dnajc1 gene encoding dnaJ homolog subfamily C member 1 — protein: MGVCAGPCSSLLVFLTLLVSSPPPLSAWDADLELLDLVEEIPQSFYQFLSLDQDASAAEIKKAYRRLSLSLHPDKNKDENAETQFRQLVAIYEVLKDEERRRKYDDILVNGLPDWRQPVFYYRRVRKMSNAELAFLLFLILTVGHYAVIWSIYLEKQLDELLSKKKKEKKKKLSSRPAEDLRCIGQDRSDRVQDRPHWQDILPLKLTIWLYLSIKNLPQTIQEVKQYYEDYQQMKQQQREEAKAEQEVAPREKRPKVKKPKVEFPVYEPSSENLNYQSYDQMTSIEEIEDQMDDWLQDRRPAKKKTADWTEDELSLLSRLMVKFPGGSPGRWEKIAQELGRSVADVTTKVKQMKDNVSHTSGLVKLSELKGPLLPVRSLPAGDSVMSQRAGGACEEEEEEEAIAAVRRRTRKSGAPEGGEVKVRGRRQKDFDPSAVEEEEAEPQESREKADPTVWTQNQQKLLELALQQFPRGTAERWDRIAKVVPGKNKEECMIRYKMLAELVQKRKQAKS